The following is a genomic window from Candidatus Nezhaarchaeota archaeon.
GAGACCACGGGATTCAAGCTCAATTACCTTGACTTCTCCGGTAATAGGGAGCTTGAAGTCTTAGGGTTAAGTGGCACTATTACGGTAAGCGACTTACCCTATGAGGTTTTGAATGCAAAGATGATTGTAGTTGGTCCAGTTATAGGAGAGATTGACCCAGATATACCTGCCTTCTTCAGGAGGAGGGGGATGATGGTGTTCTTGGACCCTCAAGGGTTCTTGAGAGAGGTTAGGGGTGGAGTTGTTGAGCACTTCAGTAATCCTGCTGCTCTTGAGGTTTGCAGCGAAAGCCACGTAGTTAAGCCGAATGAGCTTGAGGCGAGGTTACTTTCAGGATTTAATGAGCCTCTAAAAGCTGCCATAGCAATATATGAAAAGACAGGTGCCATAACTGCATTAACCTTGGCTGAAAAGGGGTCTATAGTGGTTAATGGAGAGAGAGCAATAATAGTGCCAGCATACCCGACGTATCTAATAGATCCAACAGGTGCAGGTGACGTCTACCTAGGCTCACTCGCATACTACCTCCACAAGGGATTGAGCTTGGAGGACGCAGCTTCCTATGCTTCAGCGATAGCATCAATTAAGGTTGAGAATTTAGCTGGGCACTTCAGCCTTAACATGAGTGAGGTCAGTAAGCGGGCAGCTTGGATTAAGAGGAGAGTGAGGATTAAGCGTCTACGCTAGCATAGACCTACCATGCAACCTACACAGGCCATTCGTGTCCACAGTATGGGCACTTAA
Proteins encoded in this region:
- a CDS encoding PfkB family carbohydrate kinase, translating into MVTIGNPVYDIIITPFVRSFGRILSGCSVNSALIIKMLGMREVAVVGCIGSDYKERFVRELLSKGVQPIIVKTTRETTGFKLNYLDFSGNRELEVLGLSGTITVSDLPYEVLNAKMIVVGPVIGEIDPDIPAFFRRRGMMVFLDPQGFLREVRGGVVEHFSNPAALEVCSESHVVKPNELEARLLSGFNEPLKAAIAIYEKTGAITALTLAEKGSIVVNGERAIIVPAYPTYLIDPTGAGDVYLGSLAYYLHKGLSLEDAASYASAIASIKVENLAGHFSLNMSEVSKRAAWIKRRVRIKRLR